The following proteins are encoded in a genomic region of Gadus macrocephalus chromosome 19, ASM3116895v1:
- the optn gene encoding optineurin isoform X1 has product MATGSPIINGDVPPGHSGTLEETVQQINVLIQENRDLKDSLQKSNQAMKERFEGLSAWREKQQEERGLLESSLEKATSRLEAVTAENQELRTKLEELSAGGKAKSVAETDALCAQVARLQAEKNDLLAINSELQVNEGRRSDDDSFIEIITFMEGEEENNGAEGSEEKKRRELDASKGSNLTVHELLQSLRDESQRAGKLQEELQASESRVAGLQGKMICSDSSSQTSLPPETPKTTQPEQDQAASEVENLRAQMLSLFNELQQAQNKLDEAEGMKKGLQDRCREVEHEVATLQAQLVEKQAVQAENEQLRLRVDSMTAQGQMEQRKIGEEKNNHDQLKVAYTKLYQDHEALKTALEKKESESVPSSVLEDLGARLTAAEEALVHKQEHIDEMKQEIFQKEKELETISVFQAQADVYSSDFYAERAAREKIHEEKEHLATELDFTKKLNRQLQDELESLGRHSLFEMKKRHLPAGGNPHGGAAAQGGRGGDGRDWQQQVNIPEHVCPKCNVNLPDLDSLQIHIMDCII; this is encoded by the exons ATGGCCACTGGTAGCCCTATAATAAACGGAGATGTCCCCCCTGGGCATTCGGGGACCTTGGAGGAAACCGTGCAACAGATCAACGTCCTGATCCAGGAGAACAGAGACCTGAAAG ACTCCCTGCAGAAGAGCAATCAGGCGATGAAGGAGCGCTTCGAGGGTCTGTCGGCTTGGCGGGAGAAACAGCAGGAGGAACGTGGCCTTCTGGAGAGCAGTCTGGAGAAGGCCACAAGCCGCCTGGAGGCAGTCACCGCTGAAAACCAGGAGCTGCGCACaaagctggaggagctgagcgcAGGCGGCAAG GCAAAATCAGTGGCAGAGACGGACGCCTTGTGCGCGCAGGTGGCTCGCCTGCAGGCAGAGAAGAACGACCTGTTGGCCATTAACTCTGAACTCCAAGTCAACGAGGGGCGAAGGTCGGACGATGACTCCTTCATCGAGATCATCACCTTCATG gaaggtgaggaggagaacaatGGGGCAGAGGGCAGTGAGGAAAAGAAGAGAAGGGAACTGGATGCAAGCAAGGGGTCCAATCTGACCGTCCACGAGCTGCTGCAGTCCCTGAGGGATGAGAGCCAAAGGGCGGGGAAGCTGCAAGAGGAGCTCCAGGCTTCTGAGTCCCG AGTGGCCGGGCTCCAGGGGAAGATGATCTGCTCCGACAGCTCGTCACAGACCTCCCTCCCACCAGAGACCCCCAAAACAACTCAGCCGGAACAG gatcaGGCTGCGAGCGAGGTGGAGAACCTGCGGGCCCAGATGTTGAGCCTGTTCAATGAGCTGCAGCAGGCTCAAAACAAGCTGGACGAGGCAGAAGGCATGAAGAAGGGTCTCCAGGACAG GTGTCGCGAGGTGGAGCATGAGGTGGCGACGCTGCAGGCGCAGCTGGTGGAGAAGCAGGCGGTGCAGGCGGAGAACGAGCAGCTGCGTCTGAGGGTGGACAGCATGACGGCGCAGGGTCAGATGGAGCAGAGGAAGATCGGAGAGGAGAA gAACAACCATGACCAGCTGAAGGTAGCCTACACCAAGCTCTATCAGGACCATGAGGCCCTCAAGACAGCATTGGAGAAGAAAGAG TCTGAGTCCGTGCCGAGCTCTGTTCTGGAGGATCTGGGGGCCCGGCTGACTGCGGCGGAGGAGGCTCTGGTCCACAAGCAGGAACACATCGACGAGATGAAGCAGGAGATCTtccagaaggagaaggagctggagacCATCTCTGTCTTCCaggcacag GCGGATGTGTACTCGTCAGACTTCTACGCTGAGCGCGCCGCGAGGGAGAAGATCCACGAGGAGAAGGAGCATTTGGCCACCGAGCTGGACTTCACCAAGAAGTTAAACCGTCAGCTCCAGGACGAGCTTGAGTCGCTGGGCCG TCATTCGCTGTTTGAGATGAAGAAGAGACACTTGCCGGCCGGAGGAAATCCACACGGGGGCGCTGCAGCGCAAGGTGGAAGAG GTGGCGATGGCAGAGACTGGCAGCAGCAAGTGAACATTCCTGAGCACGTCTGTCCCAAGTGTAATGTCAACCTGCCCGACCTGGACAGTCTGCAGATCCACATCATGGATTGCATCATATGA
- the optn gene encoding optineurin isoform X2 — translation MATGSPIINGDVPPGHSGTLEETVQQINVLIQENRDLKDSLQKSNQAMKERFEGLSAWREKQQEERGLLESSLEKATSRLEAVTAENQELRTKLEELSAGGKEGEEENNGAEGSEEKKRRELDASKGSNLTVHELLQSLRDESQRAGKLQEELQASESRVAGLQGKMICSDSSSQTSLPPETPKTTQPEQDQAASEVENLRAQMLSLFNELQQAQNKLDEAEGMKKGLQDRCREVEHEVATLQAQLVEKQAVQAENEQLRLRVDSMTAQGQMEQRKIGEEKNNHDQLKVAYTKLYQDHEALKTALEKKESESVPSSVLEDLGARLTAAEEALVHKQEHIDEMKQEIFQKEKELETISVFQAQADVYSSDFYAERAAREKIHEEKEHLATELDFTKKLNRQLQDELESLGRHSLFEMKKRHLPAGGNPHGGAAAQGGRGGDGRDWQQQVNIPEHVCPKCNVNLPDLDSLQIHIMDCII, via the exons ATGGCCACTGGTAGCCCTATAATAAACGGAGATGTCCCCCCTGGGCATTCGGGGACCTTGGAGGAAACCGTGCAACAGATCAACGTCCTGATCCAGGAGAACAGAGACCTGAAAG ACTCCCTGCAGAAGAGCAATCAGGCGATGAAGGAGCGCTTCGAGGGTCTGTCGGCTTGGCGGGAGAAACAGCAGGAGGAACGTGGCCTTCTGGAGAGCAGTCTGGAGAAGGCCACAAGCCGCCTGGAGGCAGTCACCGCTGAAAACCAGGAGCTGCGCACaaagctggaggagctgagcgcAGGCGGCAAG gaaggtgaggaggagaacaatGGGGCAGAGGGCAGTGAGGAAAAGAAGAGAAGGGAACTGGATGCAAGCAAGGGGTCCAATCTGACCGTCCACGAGCTGCTGCAGTCCCTGAGGGATGAGAGCCAAAGGGCGGGGAAGCTGCAAGAGGAGCTCCAGGCTTCTGAGTCCCG AGTGGCCGGGCTCCAGGGGAAGATGATCTGCTCCGACAGCTCGTCACAGACCTCCCTCCCACCAGAGACCCCCAAAACAACTCAGCCGGAACAG gatcaGGCTGCGAGCGAGGTGGAGAACCTGCGGGCCCAGATGTTGAGCCTGTTCAATGAGCTGCAGCAGGCTCAAAACAAGCTGGACGAGGCAGAAGGCATGAAGAAGGGTCTCCAGGACAG GTGTCGCGAGGTGGAGCATGAGGTGGCGACGCTGCAGGCGCAGCTGGTGGAGAAGCAGGCGGTGCAGGCGGAGAACGAGCAGCTGCGTCTGAGGGTGGACAGCATGACGGCGCAGGGTCAGATGGAGCAGAGGAAGATCGGAGAGGAGAA gAACAACCATGACCAGCTGAAGGTAGCCTACACCAAGCTCTATCAGGACCATGAGGCCCTCAAGACAGCATTGGAGAAGAAAGAG TCTGAGTCCGTGCCGAGCTCTGTTCTGGAGGATCTGGGGGCCCGGCTGACTGCGGCGGAGGAGGCTCTGGTCCACAAGCAGGAACACATCGACGAGATGAAGCAGGAGATCTtccagaaggagaaggagctggagacCATCTCTGTCTTCCaggcacag GCGGATGTGTACTCGTCAGACTTCTACGCTGAGCGCGCCGCGAGGGAGAAGATCCACGAGGAGAAGGAGCATTTGGCCACCGAGCTGGACTTCACCAAGAAGTTAAACCGTCAGCTCCAGGACGAGCTTGAGTCGCTGGGCCG TCATTCGCTGTTTGAGATGAAGAAGAGACACTTGCCGGCCGGAGGAAATCCACACGGGGGCGCTGCAGCGCAAGGTGGAAGAG GTGGCGATGGCAGAGACTGGCAGCAGCAAGTGAACATTCCTGAGCACGTCTGTCCCAAGTGTAATGTCAACCTGCCCGACCTGGACAGTCTGCAGATCCACATCATGGATTGCATCATATGA